A single window of Syntrophotalea acetylenica DNA harbors:
- a CDS encoding glycosyltransferase family 2 protein, with the protein MTIPVSVLILTLDEEINLPRCLASLQWCDDVVVLDSGSQDATQNIATEWGARMVERPFDNYARQRNFGLEKIPYKHPWVLMVDADEEVPSELVEEMNKTIAGCCEKTTLYRMRRKDFFLGRWIKRSSGYPTWFGRLIKVGHVRVERAINEEYNTDGYIGFLQGHLHHYPFNKGFSAWLEKHNRYSTMEADLMVKGGIDTPALSDLFGSDPANRRRAIKSLVYRMPFRPLLMFVALYVFRGGFLDGRAGLSFCLLRSFYEFMINCKAQEVHLRQNDMPL; encoded by the coding sequence ATGACAATACCTGTCTCCGTACTTATTCTGACCCTGGATGAAGAGATCAACCTGCCTCGTTGCCTGGCCTCCCTGCAATGGTGCGATGATGTTGTCGTCCTTGATTCCGGTAGCCAGGATGCCACGCAAAACATCGCAACCGAGTGGGGCGCGCGAATGGTTGAACGCCCCTTTGATAATTATGCCAGACAGCGTAACTTCGGTCTGGAAAAGATCCCTTACAAACATCCTTGGGTTCTTATGGTTGACGCCGATGAAGAGGTGCCATCTGAACTTGTCGAAGAAATGAATAAGACGATTGCTGGATGCTGCGAAAAAACGACCCTCTACCGTATGCGACGGAAAGATTTTTTTCTTGGCCGTTGGATCAAGCGCAGCAGCGGATACCCTACATGGTTCGGGCGCCTCATAAAAGTCGGGCATGTTAGGGTCGAGCGGGCTATCAACGAGGAATATAATACCGATGGGTATATCGGCTTTCTTCAGGGACATCTCCATCACTATCCTTTTAACAAGGGGTTTTCTGCCTGGCTTGAAAAGCACAATCGTTATTCAACGATGGAGGCCGACCTGATGGTGAAAGGGGGGATCGATACCCCTGCCTTGTCTGACCTTTTTGGTAGCGACCCTGCTAATCGTAGACGCGCAATTAAATCCCTTGTCTATCGCATGCCGTTCAGGCCTCTTCTGATGTTTGTTGCCTTGTATGTCTTTCGTGGCGGTTTTCTGGATGGGAGGGCTGGATTGAGCTTTTGTTTGCTTCGGTCCTTTTATGAATTTATGATCAACTGTAAGGCGCAAGAGGTCCATTTGCGTCAGAATGATATGCCACTTTAA